A DNA window from Thiopseudomonas alkaliphila contains the following coding sequences:
- the fabG gene encoding 3-oxoacyl-ACP reductase FabG, whose protein sequence is MSLQGKVALVTGASRGIGQATALELGRQGAIVIGTATSASGAEKITAALQQQGVEGIGLVLDVCQPESVAEVLKTIQDTYGAPQILVNNAGITRDNLMLRMGEEDWESVIDTNLNSLFRLSKAVLRGMSKARWGRIINISSVVGSMGNAGQANYAAAKAGVEGFGRALAREVGSRNITVNAVAPGFIDTDMTRELPEAQRDALKSQIPLARLGEAQEIADTVAFLASDKAAYITGATIPVNGGMYMS, encoded by the coding sequence ATGAGTTTGCAAGGTAAGGTGGCATTAGTTACTGGCGCCAGTCGCGGTATTGGACAGGCAACTGCATTAGAGTTAGGACGTCAAGGTGCGATTGTAATTGGCACTGCAACCTCAGCCAGCGGTGCTGAAAAAATTACCGCAGCCTTGCAGCAGCAAGGTGTTGAAGGTATCGGTTTGGTGTTGGATGTGTGTCAGCCTGAATCGGTAGCGGAAGTGTTAAAAACTATCCAAGACACCTATGGCGCACCACAGATTTTAGTTAATAACGCAGGGATTACGCGGGATAACTTAATGCTGCGGATGGGGGAGGAGGATTGGGAGTCAGTTATTGATACTAACCTTAATAGCTTGTTTCGCTTATCCAAAGCCGTGCTACGGGGTATGAGTAAAGCCCGCTGGGGACGGATTATTAATATCAGCTCCGTAGTCGGCTCAATGGGTAATGCCGGGCAAGCTAACTACGCCGCAGCTAAAGCCGGTGTAGAAGGTTTTGGTCGTGCCTTAGCGCGCGAAGTAGGCTCACGTAATATTACCGTTAACGCTGTAGCGCCAGGCTTTATTGATACTGATATGACCCGTGAATTACCAGAAGCGCAGCGTGACGCACTAAAGAGCCAGATTCCACTGGCGCGGTTAGGTGAGGCCCAAGAGATTGCCGATACCGTGGCTTTTTTAGCTTCAGATAAAGCGGCTTATATTACAGGGGCTACAATTCCTGTGAATGGCGGCATGTATATGAGTTAA
- a CDS encoding cytochrome C assembly family protein — protein sequence MSISLFNWAAIFLYLAASLYHGINLWRSQAIRPVVFNSLGILGLLAHLSGLMPQLLTEQGLLLSFSHAASLIAAAVVLLTLIGSWLMPIRVLLAPLFALSALLVLSTIALPQGTVQLINEEPGILCHILLSVLAYGMITIAVLQSLVLLIQEQQLRKRPVSKLIKHFPPLQSMEKLLFAFLWAGWILLSLSLASGWMFLEDIFAQHLAHKTSLAVMAWVVFAILLWGRHQLGWRGHTAIRWTLAGFCLLMLAYFGSKLVREFILNI from the coding sequence ATGTCCATTTCGCTATTCAACTGGGCAGCTATTTTCCTTTACTTAGCTGCCAGTCTGTATCACGGGATTAATCTGTGGCGTAGCCAGGCGATTCGGCCAGTTGTTTTTAATAGCCTAGGTATACTTGGGCTACTGGCCCACTTGTCTGGTCTGATGCCACAACTGCTAACTGAGCAAGGGCTACTACTCAGCTTTAGCCATGCCGCCAGTTTAATTGCCGCAGCGGTGGTACTGCTTACCTTAATTGGTAGTTGGCTGATGCCGATTCGGGTGTTGTTAGCACCCCTATTTGCCTTAAGTGCGCTGTTGGTACTAAGCACCATTGCCCTGCCCCAAGGTACTGTACAGTTAATCAATGAAGAGCCTGGTATTTTATGCCACATTTTACTGTCGGTATTAGCCTACGGCATGATTACCATTGCCGTGCTGCAGTCGCTCGTTCTATTAATCCAAGAGCAACAACTTCGCAAGCGCCCTGTATCTAAACTTATCAAGCACTTCCCCCCCCTACAAAGCATGGAAAAGCTACTCTTTGCTTTTTTATGGGCAGGCTGGATTCTTTTATCCTTATCCCTCGCTTCGGGCTGGATGTTCTTAGAAGATATTTTTGCCCAGCATCTTGCCCACAAGACCTCTCTGGCGGTAATGGCTTGGGTGGTATTTGCGATACTGCTTTGGGGTAGACATCAATTAGGCTGGCGTGGCCATACCGCAATTCGCTGGACCCTAGCTGGCTTTTGCTTACTGATGCTGGCTTATTTTGGCAGCAAACTGGTACGTGAATTTATCTTAAATATTTGA
- a CDS encoding pyridoxal phosphate-dependent aminotransferase — translation MQYSKSNKLANVCYDIRGPVLKHAKRLEDEGHRILKLNIGNPAPFGFEAPEEILQDVIRNLPTAQGYSDSKGLFSARKAVMQYYQQKGMPSVGIEDIYLGNGVSELIVMTLQALVNNGDEILLPAPDYPLWTAATSLAGGTPVHYLCDEQAGWFPDIADIKAKITPNTKGIVLINPNNPTGAVYSKELLEQIVELARQHNLVIFSDEIYDKILYDEAQHISTASLAPDVLCLTFNGLSKSYRVAGFRSGWVVVTGPKHNARSYIEGLDILANMRLCANVPAQHAIQTALGGYQSINDLVLPQGRLLEQRNRTWELLNDIPGVSCVKPMGALYAFPRIDPKVCPIYNDEKFALDLLLSEKLLIVQGTAFNWPNPDHFRVVTLPRVDDLEQAIKRIGNFLSTYRQ, via the coding sequence ATGCAGTACAGCAAATCGAATAAGCTCGCTAATGTTTGTTATGACATCCGCGGACCCGTGCTTAAACATGCCAAACGCTTAGAGGATGAAGGCCACCGTATTCTTAAACTGAATATCGGCAACCCCGCTCCTTTTGGCTTTGAGGCCCCGGAAGAAATCTTACAGGACGTCATTCGCAACTTACCTACCGCTCAAGGGTATAGCGACTCTAAAGGCTTATTCAGCGCTCGCAAAGCAGTCATGCAGTACTACCAACAAAAAGGCATGCCTAGTGTTGGAATTGAAGACATCTATCTCGGTAATGGTGTTTCTGAACTGATTGTGATGACTCTCCAAGCGTTAGTAAATAACGGTGATGAGATTTTACTGCCAGCCCCAGATTACCCGCTCTGGACCGCAGCCACCAGTTTAGCTGGCGGTACCCCTGTGCATTACCTGTGTGACGAGCAAGCAGGCTGGTTTCCGGATATTGCCGATATCAAAGCTAAAATCACCCCCAACACTAAAGGGATTGTCTTAATTAACCCCAACAACCCAACCGGTGCGGTGTACTCCAAAGAATTGCTTGAGCAAATTGTTGAGCTGGCACGACAACATAACCTCGTAATCTTCTCCGATGAGATTTACGACAAAATTCTCTATGACGAAGCACAGCACATCAGCACCGCTTCATTAGCCCCGGATGTACTCTGCCTTACATTCAACGGCTTATCTAAGTCTTACCGGGTAGCTGGCTTTCGCTCCGGCTGGGTGGTAGTGACGGGACCTAAACATAATGCTCGCAGCTATATTGAGGGCTTGGATATTCTGGCCAACATGCGCCTCTGTGCCAACGTGCCGGCGCAGCATGCCATTCAAACCGCGCTCGGTGGCTATCAGAGTATTAATGACTTGGTACTGCCCCAAGGCCGTCTCCTGGAGCAACGCAACCGCACTTGGGAGTTACTGAATGATATCCCTGGTGTCAGCTGCGTAAAACCGATGGGGGCGCTCTACGCTTTCCCACGGATTGATCCTAAGGTTTGTCCTATCTACAACGATGAAAAGTTTGCCTTAGATCTTTTGCTTTCAGAAAAGTTATTAATTGTCCAAGGCACGGCATTTAACTGGCCTAATCCTGACCATTTCCGCGTGGTTACCTTGCCTCGAGTCGATGACTTAGAGCAGGCGATTAAACGCATTGGCAACTTCTTAAGCACCTACCGTCAGTAA
- a CDS encoding HlyC/CorC family transporter translates to MDSLPIGYLIGLLVFLIICSAFFSSSETGILSLNRYRLRHLSREGHKGARRAANLLSKPDRLLGTILVGNNVVNILAASIATIVAVDLWGDAGVAIATAGLTIIVLIFGEITPKTLAALRPEMIAYPASHILQLLMKLLAPVVWLTGAISNGLLRLMGVDPKQRGSDSLSTEELRSVVREAGQELPGNRQDMLLGILDLEKVTVNDIMIPRNEVFGIDLDSDLDTIIWQLRTTTHTRIPLYRENINQIIGVIHMRQIARLLTLNKLTHNDLQSACNEPYFIPESTPLSTQLLNFQQNKRRIAIVVDEYGDVEGIVTLEDILEEIVGDFSHQDNPHEMEIRSQNDGSHIIDGAAYIREINKALEWELPSDGPKTLNGLITEILESIPDGSVCLRIGPYYIETLEVKDNRVNLARVRIAE, encoded by the coding sequence GTGGACAGTTTGCCAATTGGCTACCTCATTGGGCTACTTGTTTTTTTAATTATTTGCTCGGCGTTTTTCTCCAGCTCAGAAACTGGAATTCTCAGCCTCAATCGCTACCGCCTACGCCATTTAAGCCGTGAAGGCCACAAAGGTGCGCGACGTGCGGCTAATTTACTGAGCAAACCCGATCGTCTACTGGGCACTATTTTGGTCGGTAATAACGTGGTTAACATTCTCGCCGCTTCGATAGCCACCATTGTCGCCGTCGATCTATGGGGAGATGCTGGGGTGGCGATTGCCACTGCCGGCCTGACCATTATTGTGCTGATTTTTGGTGAAATCACCCCCAAAACCCTCGCCGCACTGCGCCCAGAAATGATCGCCTATCCTGCCAGCCATATTTTACAGCTACTGATGAAACTCCTCGCTCCCGTGGTGTGGCTGACTGGCGCCATTAGTAATGGTTTATTGCGCTTAATGGGCGTTGATCCCAAACAACGTGGCTCAGATAGCTTATCTACTGAAGAGCTGCGTAGCGTGGTACGCGAAGCCGGACAAGAATTACCTGGCAACCGCCAAGATATGCTACTAGGTATTCTTGATCTTGAAAAAGTCACGGTGAATGACATTATGATTCCCCGTAATGAGGTCTTTGGCATCGATTTAGACAGCGATCTCGATACCATTATTTGGCAGCTGCGCACCACGACTCACACCCGTATTCCGCTGTACCGTGAAAATATCAACCAAATCATTGGGGTGATCCATATGCGGCAAATTGCCCGCTTGCTCACCTTAAATAAACTCACCCACAACGATTTGCAAAGTGCCTGTAACGAGCCGTATTTTATTCCCGAAAGCACCCCACTCTCGACTCAATTACTGAACTTTCAGCAAAATAAACGCCGCATTGCGATTGTGGTTGATGAGTACGGCGATGTGGAAGGGATTGTTACCTTGGAAGATATTTTGGAAGAGATCGTCGGTGATTTCAGCCACCAAGATAACCCTCACGAGATGGAGATTCGCAGTCAAAACGATGGCAGCCATATTATTGATGGCGCGGCTTATATTCGCGAAATCAATAAGGCCCTAGAATGGGAACTGCCTAGCGACGGCCCGAAAACTCTCAATGGTTTAATCACTGAAATACTCGAAAGCATTCCTGATGGCTCTGTTTGCCTGCGTATTGGGCCTTATTATATTGAAACCCTAGAAGTTAAAGATAATCGAGTCAACTTAGCTAGGGTTCGAATTGCCGAGTAA
- the acpP gene encoding acyl carrier protein → MSNIEERVKKIVAEQLGVKAEEVVNSASFVDDLGADSLDTVELVMALEEEFDTEIPDEQAVKITTVQEAIDYVNNHA, encoded by the coding sequence ATGAGCAATATCGAAGAACGCGTTAAAAAAATCGTTGCAGAGCAATTAGGTGTTAAAGCTGAAGAAGTAGTAAACAGTGCTTCTTTCGTTGACGATTTAGGCGCGGACTCTTTAGATACCGTTGAGTTAGTTATGGCGTTAGAAGAAGAGTTCGACACTGAGATTCCAGATGAGCAAGCGGTAAAAATCACTACTGTTCAAGAAGCTATCGACTACGTTAACAACCACGCTTAA
- the msrB gene encoding peptide-methionine (R)-S-oxide reductase MsrB — protein sequence MKKVEKTLENWRETLSDEQFRVCRLAGTEKPFTGEYLQPKSSGRYLCVCCGHPLFAAATQYDAGCGWPSYTAPINPQAVWEREDLSHGMQRIEVLCQGCDAHLGHVFPDGPAPGGLRYCINSVALTYQP from the coding sequence GTGAAAAAAGTAGAAAAGACGTTAGAAAATTGGCGTGAAACTTTATCTGACGAGCAATTTCGTGTGTGTCGCTTAGCAGGAACAGAAAAACCTTTCACTGGGGAGTACTTGCAACCTAAGTCTAGCGGCCGTTACCTTTGTGTGTGCTGTGGGCATCCATTATTTGCCGCGGCTACACAATATGACGCGGGTTGTGGTTGGCCCAGTTATACTGCACCCATTAACCCGCAGGCGGTATGGGAACGTGAGGACTTAAGTCATGGCATGCAGCGGATCGAAGTTTTGTGTCAAGGTTGTGATGCGCATTTAGGTCATGTGTTTCCCGATGGGCCAGCGCCAGGTGGCTTGCGCTATTGCATTAACTCGGTAGCCTTAACCTATCAGCCCTGA
- a CDS encoding ATP-binding protein: MSGQLDSFLKQAKRLLKRVEPLLPPERVAIDWQLCKAARWQQVGRFGQLVPMAVNLSLQLDDLQGLEQQRMALQRNTLQLLQGYPTNHALLWGARGTGKSSLVRALLAAYVDQGLRLIEVEREGLEQLPRIVEGLAGLPYKFIVFCDDLSFEAGEGDYRILKSVLDGSLEQAPDNVVLYATSNRRHLVPERQADNANWQQVDGEIHPSEAVEDKIALSDRFGLWLSFYPFTQAHYLEVVYHWIAHWAAPTGLVWERSQATDLAAIQWATQRGNRNGRCAAQFAKFWVGQQLLDQALAAAEQNP, translated from the coding sequence ATGAGTGGACAGTTAGATAGTTTTTTAAAGCAAGCCAAACGTTTGCTCAAGCGGGTAGAACCTTTATTACCTCCAGAGCGAGTGGCCATTGACTGGCAGTTGTGCAAGGCGGCACGTTGGCAGCAAGTGGGGCGCTTTGGGCAACTAGTGCCGATGGCGGTTAATTTATCGTTGCAACTTGATGACTTACAAGGATTAGAGCAGCAACGCATGGCGCTGCAGCGTAATACCTTACAGTTGTTGCAGGGCTATCCGACTAACCACGCGCTGTTATGGGGCGCGCGTGGCACCGGTAAATCTTCTTTAGTGCGGGCTTTATTGGCGGCTTATGTTGATCAAGGGCTGCGCTTAATTGAAGTTGAACGTGAAGGGTTGGAGCAGTTGCCGCGGATCGTTGAAGGATTGGCTGGTTTGCCTTATAAATTTATTGTGTTTTGTGATGACCTATCTTTTGAGGCTGGCGAGGGGGATTATCGGATCCTCAAAAGTGTATTGGATGGATCCCTTGAGCAGGCGCCTGACAACGTGGTGCTGTACGCTACCTCTAACCGTCGTCATCTGGTGCCAGAGCGTCAGGCTGATAATGCCAATTGGCAACAAGTGGATGGCGAGATTCATCCCAGTGAGGCGGTAGAAGATAAAATTGCTTTATCCGATCGTTTTGGGTTGTGGCTTTCTTTTTATCCCTTTACTCAAGCGCACTACCTTGAGGTGGTGTATCACTGGATTGCGCACTGGGCTGCGCCTACCGGTTTAGTCTGGGAGCGTAGTCAAGCAACCGATTTGGCTGCCATTCAGTGGGCGACCCAGCGTGGCAACCGTAACGGACGCTGCGCCGCACAGTTTGCTAAGTTTTGGGTCGGTCAGCAGTTATTAGATCAGGCGTTAGCGGCGGCGGAGCAAAATCCATAG
- a CDS encoding YceD family protein: MMNGPIPPHVDPRKYADREITLKGEIALAEFARVCDLLSSDAGSVQVTLEFRRDEQKVALLHLTLQSTVQMICQRCLGDAALPVEAECTYAMVWPGTDESQLPKGYDALEVDEEPLALYPLIEDELLLALPIIPMHPLEDCHPVELDSSIVGEEVQESNPFSILAQLKKRDPNV, translated from the coding sequence ATGATGAATGGTCCGATTCCTCCTCACGTTGACCCGCGTAAATATGCTGACCGTGAAATCACCCTTAAAGGTGAAATTGCGCTAGCTGAATTTGCCCGTGTCTGCGATTTGCTTAGCAGTGATGCCGGTTCTGTACAGGTAACGCTGGAGTTTCGCCGTGATGAGCAAAAAGTTGCATTATTGCATTTGACGCTTCAATCCACTGTGCAAATGATTTGCCAGCGTTGCTTAGGTGATGCGGCTTTGCCGGTTGAGGCTGAGTGCACCTATGCGATGGTTTGGCCAGGTACTGATGAATCACAGTTACCTAAAGGTTATGATGCACTGGAAGTAGATGAGGAGCCGTTAGCGCTTTATCCTTTAATTGAGGATGAGTTGCTGCTAGCACTACCGATTATTCCGATGCATCCGCTTGAAGATTGTCATCCAGTCGAACTCGACTCATCCATTGTGGGTGAGGAAGTTCAAGAATCTAACCCGTTCAGTATCCTTGCGCAATTAAAAAAGCGCGATCCAAACGTTTAG
- the fabF gene encoding beta-ketoacyl-ACP synthase II, which translates to MSRRRVVVTGMGMVSPLGADVESSWKAVLAGESGIDVIEHMDVSAFATQFGGTVKDFNIEQYMPAKDARKLDLFIQYALAASYQALEQSELEVSDANRERIGVTIGSGIGGLPNIENTAKTLFDQGPRRISPFFVPGSIINMAAGTLSIRLGLQGPNYSVATACTTGTHCIGLAARNIAYDEADVMIAGGAEMATCGLGLGGFSAVRALSTRNAEPTKASRPWDEERDGFVLSDGAGILVLEELEHAKARGAKIFAEVVGFGLGSDAFHMTAPPEDGAGAARCMAAALKDAKMQPEDVQYINAHGTSTPAGDLAEVQAIKTVFGEHAQQLVVSSTKSMTGHLLGAAGAVEAIFSILAIRDQIAPPTINLENPSAGCDLDFAANQAKPMKIESVLSNSFGFGGTNGSLIFKQYK; encoded by the coding sequence ATGTCGCGTAGACGTGTTGTGGTTACCGGGATGGGTATGGTTTCCCCGCTCGGAGCCGATGTTGAATCAAGCTGGAAAGCGGTATTGGCCGGAGAAAGCGGGATTGACGTAATTGAGCATATGGACGTCAGTGCTTTTGCTACTCAATTTGGCGGCACAGTAAAAGATTTTAATATTGAACAATATATGCCGGCTAAAGATGCACGTAAGCTGGATTTGTTTATTCAATATGCATTGGCCGCTAGTTATCAGGCACTAGAACAGTCTGAGCTAGAGGTGAGTGACGCCAATCGTGAGCGTATTGGTGTGACCATTGGTTCGGGCATCGGTGGATTGCCAAATATCGAAAACACTGCCAAAACGCTGTTTGATCAAGGCCCGCGTCGTATTTCACCTTTTTTTGTGCCTGGCTCCATTATCAATATGGCCGCAGGTACTTTATCGATTCGTTTAGGTTTACAAGGCCCTAACTACTCGGTAGCTACTGCTTGTACTACAGGTACGCACTGCATTGGTTTAGCCGCACGTAATATTGCTTATGATGAAGCCGATGTAATGATTGCTGGTGGTGCTGAAATGGCTACCTGTGGTTTAGGCTTAGGTGGTTTCTCTGCGGTTCGAGCACTCTCTACACGTAATGCTGAGCCCACCAAAGCCAGTCGACCGTGGGATGAAGAACGTGATGGCTTTGTGCTCTCCGATGGCGCTGGAATCTTGGTGCTAGAAGAACTAGAGCATGCTAAAGCACGTGGAGCTAAAATTTTTGCTGAAGTGGTGGGTTTTGGTTTAGGTTCCGATGCCTTCCATATGACTGCTCCGCCAGAAGATGGCGCCGGTGCGGCACGTTGTATGGCTGCTGCGCTGAAAGATGCCAAGATGCAGCCCGAGGATGTGCAGTATATTAATGCCCATGGTACCTCGACTCCTGCTGGAGACTTAGCGGAGGTGCAGGCGATTAAAACGGTATTTGGTGAGCATGCCCAGCAGCTTGTGGTGAGCTCGACTAAATCAATGACAGGGCACCTATTAGGCGCTGCAGGTGCGGTTGAAGCGATTTTTAGCATTTTAGCCATTCGCGACCAGATCGCACCGCCCACCATTAACTTGGAAAACCCAAGCGCCGGCTGTGATTTAGACTTTGCTGCAAATCAAGCCAAACCAATGAAAATTGAAAGTGTGCTCAGTAATTCCTTTGGCTTTGGTGGCACTAACGGCTCGCTAATTTTCAAACAATACAAATAA
- the fabD gene encoding ACP S-malonyltransferase yields the protein MSANLAFVFPGQGSQAVGMLAEIAQQHSQILHTFAEASDSLGYDLWALTQAGPAASLNQTDKTQPAILTASVALWRLWQANSLVLPAFVAGHSLGEYSALVAAGSLSLAEAVKLVERRGQLMQQAVPEGTGGMAAILGLDDADVQAACAESAQGEVVSAVNLNAPGQVVIAGAAAAVERAIEACKARGAKRAMPLPVSVPSHCALMQPAAEQFAESLAAVQWQQPSIPLVQNVTAEVATDLAALEQNLLAQLYSPVRWVETMVLLDAEGVSQVVECGPGKVLSGLNKRCIKGVSTFNLDTPEAFAATLAALA from the coding sequence ATGTCTGCGAATCTTGCATTTGTCTTTCCTGGTCAAGGCTCACAAGCGGTAGGAATGCTGGCTGAAATTGCTCAGCAACATAGCCAAATCCTACACACGTTTGCCGAAGCATCCGACAGCTTAGGTTATGATTTATGGGCGTTGACCCAGGCTGGCCCGGCGGCGAGCTTGAATCAAACCGATAAAACCCAGCCCGCGATTTTAACCGCTTCAGTTGCATTATGGCGTTTATGGCAGGCTAATAGCTTGGTATTGCCAGCTTTTGTTGCGGGTCATAGTTTAGGTGAGTACTCGGCGTTAGTGGCGGCGGGCAGTTTGTCATTGGCAGAGGCCGTCAAGTTAGTTGAGCGTCGTGGCCAGTTAATGCAGCAGGCGGTGCCTGAGGGGACCGGCGGTATGGCGGCTATTTTAGGCTTGGATGATGCCGACGTGCAGGCCGCTTGTGCTGAATCAGCTCAAGGTGAAGTGGTCAGTGCGGTAAACCTTAACGCACCAGGTCAGGTAGTCATTGCAGGTGCAGCAGCAGCAGTAGAGCGGGCGATTGAAGCCTGTAAAGCGCGCGGTGCTAAGCGTGCCATGCCTTTGCCTGTCAGCGTGCCGTCCCATTGCGCATTAATGCAGCCAGCAGCAGAACAATTTGCTGAGTCGTTAGCTGCAGTGCAATGGCAGCAGCCAAGTATTCCGTTAGTACAGAACGTAACTGCTGAAGTAGCTACCGATCTTGCTGCATTAGAGCAGAATTTATTGGCTCAATTATATAGCCCGGTCCGTTGGGTCGAAACCATGGTGTTACTGGATGCTGAAGGGGTTTCCCAGGTGGTTGAGTGTGGTCCAGGCAAAGTGTTGTCGGGACTGAATAAACGCTGCATCAAAGGGGTGAGTACCTTTAACTTAGATACCCCTGAGGCCTTTGCCGCAACGTTAGCTGCATTGGCTTAA
- the pabC gene encoding aminodeoxychorismate lyase, producing MRTWINGQPIASVSVADRGLAFGDGLFETMRVVHGRIPLLEQHLARLSQSCQRLSIPLDVPQLLSELEAFIAETPEGVCKLIYTRGVGQRGYATPDPVAVQRILQLSALPNWPATNFSEGVSLFPCQTRLAHQPLLAGMKHLNRLEQVLARAEWSSAEFAEGLVLDQQQQVIEGVFSNLFCVLEGRLCTPDLSQAGVLGTMRAWLLARAQQLGYAPVVRSIGRAQLSSASEVFICNSLYGVWPVRACANDRWPVGPITQQLQQQVAELYCGT from the coding sequence ATGCGTACTTGGATCAATGGTCAGCCAATCGCCAGTGTGTCGGTGGCTGACCGTGGTCTTGCCTTTGGTGATGGTTTGTTTGAAACCATGCGTGTGGTGCACGGGCGTATTCCTTTACTTGAACAACACCTTGCGCGCTTAAGTCAAAGTTGTCAGCGCTTATCAATACCGCTTGATGTGCCACAACTGTTGTCGGAGCTTGAAGCTTTTATTGCTGAGACGCCTGAAGGCGTGTGTAAGTTAATTTATACCCGTGGAGTGGGGCAGCGGGGCTACGCGACACCTGACCCTGTAGCTGTGCAGCGCATTTTACAGCTGTCGGCCTTGCCGAATTGGCCTGCGACAAACTTTAGCGAAGGCGTATCACTTTTTCCTTGTCAAACGCGTTTGGCGCATCAGCCGCTATTGGCAGGTATGAAGCATCTCAATCGCTTAGAGCAAGTTCTCGCTCGAGCCGAGTGGAGTAGTGCAGAGTTTGCTGAAGGGTTAGTGCTAGATCAGCAGCAGCAAGTGATTGAAGGTGTATTTAGTAATTTATTTTGTGTGCTCGAGGGCAGACTTTGCACCCCAGATTTATCTCAGGCTGGAGTCTTAGGCACTATGCGAGCATGGTTATTGGCACGAGCTCAGCAACTAGGCTATGCACCTGTAGTCAGATCAATTGGGCGCGCTCAATTGAGTAGTGCCTCCGAAGTGTTTATTTGTAATAGCCTGTATGGCGTATGGCCGGTTCGCGCCTGTGCGAATGATCGCTGGCCCGTAGGCCCCATTACTCAACAGCTACAGCAACAGGTGGCTGAGCTTTATTGTGGAACCTAA
- the rpmF gene encoding 50S ribosomal protein L32, whose amino-acid sequence MAVQKNKVSRSARDMRRSHDALTEKTLTVEKATGEVRLRHHVSADGMYRGRQVINKAAAE is encoded by the coding sequence ATGGCTGTTCAGAAGAACAAAGTATCACGCTCAGCGCGTGACATGCGTCGCTCTCACGATGCATTAACCGAAAAAACTTTAACTGTTGAAAAAGCAACAGGTGAAGTGCGTCTGCGTCACCACGTATCTGCTGATGGCATGTACCGTGGCCGTCAAGTAATTAACAAGGCCGCTGCTGAGTAA
- the plsX gene encoding phosphate acyltransferase PlsX: MSALVVAVDAMGGDYGPRCTVPACLDSLKKNPALHIHLVGQQEAIEQELLLYPKADTSRLTLHFATESIAMDAVPSAVLRHHADTSMGVALELVNSGRAQAVVSAGNTGALMGLSKLILKMIPGIVRPAIMTAIPTRTGKSHLLDLGANVNCTAEHLYQFALLGALTTEASGLRRPKVALLNVGREQIKGNSQVKEAHELLKGLSSINYIGYIEGDDIFAGVADVVVCDGFVGNILLKATEGLAQMIGGRIRQELGRGIRAGLLAWLAAPVWRALQKDLAPERYNGAGMLGLNGIVIKSHGGAKREAFQYAIKAAVQAIEEDLPSYLQQHLHPLLEKCDGEKAACIE, encoded by the coding sequence TTGTCAGCCCTTGTTGTTGCTGTTGATGCAATGGGCGGGGACTACGGTCCCCGCTGTACTGTTCCCGCTTGCCTCGATAGCTTAAAAAAAAATCCTGCGTTACATATCCATCTCGTTGGCCAGCAGGAAGCCATCGAACAAGAGCTTCTGCTCTATCCTAAAGCTGATACTTCCCGCTTAACTTTGCATTTTGCAACTGAATCCATCGCTATGGATGCAGTGCCTTCGGCTGTCTTGCGTCATCACGCTGATACCTCCATGGGGGTGGCGCTAGAGCTGGTAAATTCTGGTCGTGCCCAGGCGGTGGTGAGTGCGGGCAATACCGGAGCTTTGATGGGGTTATCCAAGCTCATTTTGAAAATGATTCCGGGTATTGTTCGGCCTGCAATCATGACCGCCATTCCGACCCGTACCGGTAAGTCGCATTTGCTAGACTTGGGCGCCAATGTGAACTGCACCGCTGAGCATCTTTACCAATTTGCCTTGTTAGGTGCGCTAACCACTGAGGCTTCTGGTTTACGGCGCCCTAAAGTAGCGCTGTTAAACGTGGGGCGTGAGCAAATTAAAGGCAACTCGCAAGTTAAAGAGGCGCACGAGTTACTTAAGGGTTTAAGTAGTATTAATTACATTGGCTATATTGAAGGCGATGATATTTTTGCTGGAGTGGCGGATGTGGTGGTGTGTGATGGCTTTGTCGGCAACATTTTGCTAAAGGCTACCGAAGGGCTAGCGCAAATGATTGGCGGGCGTATTCGTCAAGAGCTCGGGCGTGGCATTCGGGCTGGCCTGCTGGCCTGGTTGGCAGCGCCAGTATGGCGTGCGTTGCAAAAAGATCTGGCGCCTGAGCGTTATAACGGTGCTGGAATGCTGGGATTAAATGGCATTGTGATTAAAAGTCATGGCGGTGCTAAGCGCGAGGCTTTTCAGTATGCGATTAAAGCTGCGGTGCAGGCAATTGAAGAAGATTTACCCAGTTATTTACAGCAGCACCTGCACCCCTTACTGGAAAAATGTGACGGCGAGAAGGCTGCGTGCATCGAATAG